Part of the Triticum aestivum cultivar Chinese Spring chromosome 4D, IWGSC CS RefSeq v2.1, whole genome shotgun sequence genome is shown below.
cgacccccacgacaacaatcggcattcttcttctctcatatatgatgGAGTCCCGACAGACTttaagtcaacccgaaatgtcgtttaattatcttccTAGAAAATccgggccactcgatatttcctacatattctagtcacggaaaaatccggcatgacctttgctaaaaaaggacatatcaagcgcctgaaatttaccggaacggaaattaatcaacactccggcaaaacataggccactcggagttgttccctgcaaacatggccacatgggcaagcacatatcctatttgagcaacactagatatacatgtttatatctacatcatatgagcattcaaacttgatggtcgttgcatttcaatggttgaaaatatgaacaaaaacatttcaaaatatcttatgtATAATCCTAACATAACTAAATTTGCCAATATAGGTCTCTCtctctaaactagttctattaagcacttactaaataaactagttctgttaagtacttactaaataaactagttctattaaccacttactaaataaactagttccattaagcacttactaaataaactagttctattcaACACTTACTAAAAGCAGTacaaaaaactacattatacaagaaCAGATCAGTGAGGAGAGATGGAGGGAGGCAGGAGGGAGGAGGggatgggaggagggaggaggaggagggaggagagaggaggagggggaggagggctgccggaGGAGGGCttgaccggaggaggaggaggagggtcacggccagaggagggaggagggcgcggccggaggagaagggaggagggggtgggaggagggaggaggagggcagGAGGGACGAGGAGGGAGGAGGGTCTCCGCATaccgaggaaggaggagggaggacggcggcggcaatgcggcggcgggggagggccaaacgtcggcggcggcggacgatGGGGCGCGTGAGAGAGTGAGAGTGGGAGTGGGAGGAGAGTGAGGGGCGGACGGTGTGGAGAAGATaaactacttagcagtagcgcgtgttaggGGAAATCGCTattgctaaactacctagcagtagcgcctttcaagggaaagcactactactacactTAGCCTAGCGGCAATGGTGAGGCAATTTAAGTAGTAGCGCCCTTTGcccctgccgcgctactgctatgtatatagtagtagcgccttctgtggacacgcgctactgctaagtagcagtagcacctCATTTTATCCAGCACTattgctaagattctgtgtataaggtttttcctagtagtgtacccaTATAAGCAGCAATGTGTTTGCATCTGCAACACAACAATATTGGTTATGTAAGCTCAAGGGCTTTCATTGTTTTTTTGTGAGGGAATCTACTAAAGGTTTAGCTGATAGTCATGTGCTAATTATTTAACAAGGTTATGTTCCAATTTCCCATAagagaaaaggaaaagaataaTCCAAAAAATGCGAATATCCATTTCTGAGCcaaggctcatctgcacccgtgcTGAAGAAAAAATTATTATAATAATAGAAAAAATTAGAAAAACTCcatttttttgcatggtagataaAGATGTGTGAGGTCCACTCCAATTTTCAGTTCATTTGGATATTTGAGCAGCtcttggcaaaaaagacaaatttggggtCTGTAAAAAAAATTATTGTTCATGTACTGTTCTGACCTGATTTAtgtttttgctgagagctacttagatgtccaaatgatctgaaaattggaGAGGATCTCACACGAtaaattatctaccatgcaaaaaataattggatattttgattttttttttgtgaaTTATTTTCTGATCGGGTACaaatgagcctgggcaccgaatcgCTGCACTCCAAAAGATGTAACTATCCATTTTTGGAACATATCTAACATATTTTTTGATATTTCTAGCACACCAAAATTAAATCCAGCAATATTCCAAATATGTTTGGCCAGAGGACAggcaaagaagttgtgctccatcATTTCGTGACCGGCACAAAACCCACACAAATCTTCTCCATACCATCATATTTTCAACAAATTGTCTCTAATTGAAATCCTATCTCAGGGTCAATGGCTGTTTCAGCTTCCACAACTGAAATATAAGGAACATTAACTCTACAAAATCCAGAACATGTACATATGTTTAACAGTAAATACACCATCTTTAGTTAAATCCACATCACTCTGTCAGGCTTGTCTAACATGACACAAAACTTGGTTGCGCATATAAGGGCTATCATTGAACATAATGATTTTTTTTGCGTGGAATCTACTAAAGGTTTGTCAGAGTCATGTGCTGATTATTTTACGGAAGTCATGTGTCAATTGCcccaaaataaatagaaaaaaatccCACAAAAGAAGAACATACAATAATAATAGCAATAAAGAATCACATACCCATTTCCACTTGTGGTATGGAGTATATGCACAGCATCAATGGCGTTCTCTTGAAAAAGCCAACAGAAATGTTCCATCGACAACAATATATGCCCATTTCCACTAAAGAAAACCTTTATTTTCTGAGACAGAATACTTGAATATATAAATCGTAGTGGACCAGTTTCAACATGCATAGCTTCCATCATCCAGGTGCTATATAAAGGGCGGGAAGGAGCGAGAGGCAGAGACAGTGCAAGCAAGCAAGCAGCGCTCACCAACTCAGCTAACGAACCCACCCACCCACCAGGTCATGCAGCGCTCAGCAGCCATGAACTGCGGAAGCGGTCCCGCTCCGGCGACGATGGTGCGCTGCAGGCAGTGCAGCGCCAGCGTTGCCGCGCCGCCCGGTGCCCGTGCCGTCCAGTGCATGCAGTGCTGCTGCGTTACCCGCGTCGGCGGGGGTGGCCGACAGCACGGGGCGATGGTGCCGGCGATGCGCCCCATtccgggcttcggcggcggccgcGGCAAGAAGCGCGCCGTGCTGGTCGGGATCAAGTACACCAACACTCGCGCCTGCGAGCTGAGGGGCCCCATCAACGACGTCAAGTGCATGAGGTACCTCCTCACCGAGCACTTCGGCTTCGCCAACGACTGGGTCCTCATCCTCACCGGTACGTATAAGAGACCGACCAAGAATTTTTCAATCCAAcatcttgtctttgttttgagtcGTGGCATGATCAGCATTCAGCACAGATGATTTCTTTGGCTTACGTGTGTTGGTGAATGAACTCATTGGTGCAGATGAGGAGAGGGACCCGTGCAGGCAGCCGACAAAGAACAACATCCGCATGGCGATGCACTGGCTGGTGCAGGGTTGCAGCTCCGGAGACTCCCTGGTGTTCCAGTTCTCCGGCGCTGGTGTGCAGGTCCCCGACTGCAGTGGCGAAGAACGTGACGGCATGGACGAGGCCATCTGCCCCCTGGACTCGTTCCAGCAGGGCCCCATCCTGGACGACGAGATCAACCAGGCCATCGTACGCCCGCTCGTGCACGGTGTCAAGCTCCACGCCATCGTCGACGCCTGCCACAGTGCCACCGTCCTCGATCTCCCATACCAGTGCACCTTCTCCAAGCAGTCAGTAACTAACAACCTCTATccctcccatatatatatatattgaccaaGTAATAGTAGGGACCATCAGCTGGTTTtttcatgtcttcatcaagtgtgGTTTCACTTCCAGTGAGATGAATGAGATGTCAATGAAATCCACTGAATTTCAATAATTTTAGTGGACATCGAAATATTTACCCCTTGATAAAAATATTTCAGTCATCAAATAAATTTCAAAATATTTTTCAtgtttttaaaaatatttggttGAATTGTAACTTGTAAATGAACATTTCTTTTCTTTGGCTAACCAAAATTCACTGAATTTCAGTGATTACGGTAGTAGCtgaaatatttttgaaactaaTATTCAAAATAATTCAGGTACGGGTGCTTGAGGTGGAGGGATGAGCGCCCTCTGAACGGCGCCTTCAAAGGCACCAGCGGAGGCCAGGCCGTGCTCATCAGTGGCAGCAGCAACGGAAAGACCCAGATGAACATGGTCAGCTAGCGTTGATAATCATCCATGTCAAAGCTAGGTGTCCATTCCGTGCTGACATGTCACTGATGTGTGCGTGCGTGCAGATGCCTGGACCCGATGCAACGGTTGGCGCCATGACGCACAGCTTCATCAGAGCAGTGGAGTGCGAGCCGCGCACCACCTACGGCCACCTGCTCACCTCCATGAGGACCATCATGCGCGACGGCGGTGGCAACTGCAACCTGCAGGGCCCCGCCGGCGGCTGCGTCCGCAAGGTGGCCAACTTCAGCGGGGTGGAGGTGAGTACATCACATTTTCTCTCCAGCCAATGAAATGTGGAGTGACACATTATATATGTTCACATATGCTGCATTTGGTTAACTCTGCAGGAGCCTCAGCTGTCTTCTGCTTGCAAGTTTGACATCCACCGCGAGCCGTTCTGCATGTAGAACCCGCGTCCGGGTTCGTCGTCGTTCTGCACTCGACGATTACCACCTACACGGCTAATCATCGACCGTATCGAGATAGCCGATCAGTGGGACAAATAACTATGATGCTTGCTGCTAGTATGTGTGATAGCCGATCACCTCACCAGCCGCCATGACATCCAGAATGAGCATAGCTCATACAAGGCTCTGGAGGACCACGTTCCCTACTGTACTGTACGTCTGTATCTACGTACCTCACTGTAATAAGGCTGTTGTGGTGTTGTGTGTCGTCTCATACCCTATCAAATTATATGCTGCTTCATCTTCAAAAGAGATGCGTAAAAGCAATCCAAATTGTGGCAATTATGTTCAAGTGGTGTCAAGAAACCAAAGTGCGTTGGGTGCATGTTTTATGAAACTGAAACCCACACTACCAGAATAACTGGCGATGCCGACGGCCGAACCTATGCCgatggcccccgtcggcatagattgtCCTATCCTGACGGCCCAgcccaagccgtcggcatagaaaagccgtcggcgtatatccacctatgccgacggcccccgtcggcaaagTTCGGCCGTCGGCGTCGCTAGAAATATGCCTACGGCGGCCGTTGGCATAGATAAGCCCGTCGGCATAGAACGTGGACCCGGCTACCCGGGCGGAAACGGCCTTTTGACGGCGTCAGTCTACGCCGACGGgctaacggcggccgtcggcatagcccccacgtcatcgatccgcgtcgcccgccacgtcatcgatccgcgtcgcTCGCCGGTCCGTGGGAtggcaaatctatgccgacggcttggccgtcggcataggcctggcccatGGATGTTGCCACATCATCGATCCCCGCcctttgccacgtcatcgatctgTGGCCGTGTgcgcaggtatgccgacggccttgccgtcggcatacctctatttttttatttatattatttactttttcctttttttttcacaACATAAATGTGCCTTATGTAACAAAAAAACATaccccgatggtatatcgattgcccccctcacggacgttgCTGCCGCCGTGCCCCACAGCGACGCcgatgaggggggcacaccccggagctgcgtgccgggtgcctgcgccagccaccacgcttccacaaccgtaggagggcccaaAGCAACACctagcggcattgctaccccccaggtacACCGTCCCGTctaaccgggccctcatacatgcggggcggtgtggtgccatgtctgaagaggcgggacgggggccctggggggatagcaataccaccggagcatcgcaccgggccctcatacatgcggggtggtgtggtgccatgtccaaagaggcggcgcgcatctccggggtgtgcccccctcacggatggcggcgccgccggcacctggaggggggaaacggacgcgtcgggtctacacggaggggatcttgttgtgggtctggcccggatgttgctccaaagtgttcctatgggctgacctaacacaaccgggtggagagttccactggtcaaagcccgtccgtgtaaagtcaaagggctagatctcgtggtctaacgctacatggttaggcgggacgggggccctggggggatagcaatgccaccggagcgtcgcaccgggccctcatatatacatgcagggtggtgtggtgccatgtccgaagaggcgacacgcgtctccggggtgtgcccccctcacggacggtggcgccgccggcacctggaggggggaaacggacgcgtagggtctacacggaggggatcttgctgtgggtctggcccggttgttgctccaaagtgttcctatgggctgacctaacacaaccgggtggagagttccactggtcaaagcccgtccgtgtaaagtcaaagggctagatctcgtggtctaacgctacatggttaggcgggacgggtgccctgggggtagcaatgccaccggagcgtcgcaccgggccctcatacatggggggtggtgtggtggcatgtccggagaggcggcacgcgtctccgggctgtggcccccctcacggccggcgccgccgccggcgcctggaggggtgaaacagacacgtcgggtctacacggagggaatcttgctgtgggtttggcccggatgttgctccaaagtgttcctatgggctgacctaacacaaccggggggagagttccactggtcaaagcctgtctgtgtaaagtcaaagggctagatctcgtggtctaacgctacagggttaggcgggacggggcccgggggtagcaatgccaccagagcgtcgcaccgggccctcatatatacatgcagggtggtgtcgtggcatgtccgaagaggcggcacgcgtctccggggtgtggcccccctcacggacggcgccgccgccggcacctggaggggtgaaACAGACGCATAGGGTctccacggaggggatcttgctgtgggtatggcccggatgttgctccaaagtgttcctatgggctggcctaacacaaccggggggagagttccactggtcaaagtccgtccgtgtaaagtcaaagggctagatctcgtggtctaacgctacagggttaggcgggacgggggccctggggggtagcaatgctaccggagcgtcgcaccgggccctcatacatgcggggtcgtgtggtggcatgtccgaagaggcggcacgcggctccggggtgtggcccccctcatggacggcgccgccgccggcacctggaggggtgaaacagacgcgtcgggtctacacggaggggatcttgctgtgagTTTGACCCGGATGTTGCACCTGTGGAAAACCATCGGGTCCTCCTGCTTTGGTTGGAAACATCTGAAACAGAGCAGTTTTTACTTCCTCGCCCATCTTTGCTCTCTTCTCATTTTCAAGCACATGATCGTTGAAAGTTACCTGCAATGGCTAGGCTAGGCTGTTGGTACAAGCCGGTATATAAGATTTTTGGTCACGTTCGGCCACCATGTGATGGGCCTGGGCCAGTAACGCTATTCcttctgtctaggtgtgtaagtcattttACGAAAattaaataatcccaaaacacttaggcgcgataCATTAACTCTcatctcgtttcttgtttcgtgacatatcatccaataagagatgtgggccatgcatgctttaaattacttgagactatcaaactcgacatgcagtggttagttcattgcatacAATATTATTAATTAGCGAAATTACAttacattaagttctctcgttttcctttccaccttggtcatggtgcgcaacctaagatgacttacataCCTAGACGGAAGGAGTATTTTGTTCCTTTCCTTAGATTAGACGGAGTTGTAGAGAGTTTCTCAAAAATAAAAGACGGGAGTTGTAGCTAGAGAGCCATCACAAAAAAAAGAGCCCTAAAAAAACAAGACGGAGTAGTAGAGGAGGCCAGGAGGGTTTACGTTTTCGTTCGGATGGAACTGCGATCGGGGCGTCGTCTcaggcgctcgccgccgccgccgccgcatggaGCTTCGTCGTCCAGGCGTGGTCCAGGCGGAGGAGCCGACCTCATCAGCGCCCTCCCCGATGAGATGCTTCTCCTAGTCCTTGTACGCCTACGTTGCGTCCGCGCCGCCGTGCAGACCAGCCTCCTCTCGCGTCGGTGGCGCGATGTCTGGACCGGTCTCACCGACCTCAGCTTCCGCTACCTCGAGCCCGCCACGATCGAAGCGGTGCTGGGCCGCTTGGCTGCAGCTTCAACGCCGGTGTCCACAATCGACGTCCGTCTTCATAGGAGAGAGACAGCCTACCACGCCAACTTGTTGCTGCGTGCCGCCGCACGTCTCTCGCCGAGGGAGATGGTCTTCATCGTCCCGTCATCAAATATGGGAGGCGTGGTAGGCATGATCGAGCTGCCATGCTTCAACCGCACTGCCTCAATCGAGCTGGACACCCAACGCCTCCATGTCCATGTCGGGCCACCGCCGGCCGGCGAGTTCACCTTGCTCGAGAGGTTGTCCCTATCCGGCAACAACATCGACCTTAGCGGCTTGCGCAACTGCTGCCCTCGCCTGAGCATGCTCAGCGTCACCTCGGAGAGCAGCATCACGTTGCCACCGGACAATGCGTACCCTGCGCTCGAAAGTTTGTTCCTCACTGGAGAAATCTTCGGCCTTGACTCCTTGCTACACTGCTGCCAACTGCTCCGCGTGCTCAGTGTTACCTACTTGTACTCACAGCAGCTCACGCTGGGTCCGGCGGGCGAGTTCCTCGCGCTCGAAAAGCTGTCCCTTGACGGCAACATCGTCAACCTTGGTGACATACTCAAACGATACCCGCGTCTGCGCGTGCTCAGTGCCACCTTTCGCGGTGTTGAGCCCTGCTCGATCGAAGCGGCCCTCCTCTCGCTAGAAGGGGCGGTGGCACTCGGCCTCGTGTTGTCCCTCATTGGTATCCACATTCAACGAAGTGGAGGAGGACATACAACGTCGATGCCAATCGATTCATCTCCCTTTTGCGCGGGGTGGCGAGACTATCGCCACAAAAGGTCGTCTTCACTGACGAGTTATACGGAGACATCACTACCGACCTGCTGTGCTTCGACCATGCAACCTCAATCGTAATGAACTCGCAAAGCAACATATGCTTCACACTGCTACCGTCCAGCGAGTTCTCCAGCGAGGACAATGCAGGGTCCAGGACATTGGCACCTTGGTCACCAGTTGCCCACGCCTGCGCATACTAAAGGCTACTGTAGCAGGAAACATCATAGTCCACTCGGCATCGCTGCAGGAGCTTGATGTCGATAGAGATATCAACACGGGGTGTCGCGGCATTGACATAGTAACTCCCATGCTTAAGAAACTGCAGCTGAAGGTTCGAGCCGGGGAAAACATCGGTGTGTTCATCTCGGCACCAGCAGTAGAAACGGTCTTGTGGCAGCGATGGTACACAGGGTTGCCTCTTGTTTTTGATTGTTGGTGGCTCGAGAGGATGAGGGTACAGACGATAGAGAGGAGCTGGGACAACTGGGAAGACTCGGGTTCTCAAGTGCAGCAGCTTCCACGCTGTCATGTCCTGTGCTTGCAGCTATATTCCGGTGTACGTCTCTTGTCTCTTCCATGTCAATATGCTATTGGATTTATGCACTCAATTTTAATTACTTCTATGATAAATGATATTCTTCCCACACGTGTACGCAGAATCATTTGGATTCACAGATGAACTTCGCACAAGAGATGGAAAAACTACCGGTTACCAACTTTTCTGAGTTGGAGCTAAAATTTGAATCAGATTCACATGTTTACGGACCACTTGTGCTGCATCTACTTCGAATGTATCAGATTAGTGCCACTACCAAAAAGCTTAAGGCCGTCTTACCATGGTGGTCCAAGGTAATTCTTTATACAATCCTTATAGATCTTAAATTagcagcttcggtgccttaaaggcacctgcctttcggtcactgacatgtgggccagccacctattgGACCCACATATCATAGACATAAAGGTACGTGCCTTAAGGCACTGAAGCATCGTCCTTAAACTACATAGTTCATGTTCAATAGGATTTCTCTAGGCATAGTTCATGTTCAATACGATTTTTCTACGCAATTTTGATGTGAGGTCTCATCCGAGAAGCTGATACCAGTAACcatgcaaaagaagaagaagaagctgataCCAGTAAATAATACATTGTCATGCCCATCATTTTCTTTAGGGGAGACGCCAAGCATGTCAAGGTCCTTGTGACAAGTCGAA
Proteins encoded:
- the LOC123100730 gene encoding metacaspase-1 — encoded protein: MQRSAAMNCGSGPAPATMVRCRQCSASVAAPPGARAVQCMQCCCVTRVGGGGRQHGAMVPAMRPIPGFGGGRGKKRAVLVGIKYTNTRACELRGPINDVKCMRYLLTEHFGFANDWVLILTDEERDPCRQPTKNNIRMAMHWLVQGCSSGDSLVFQFSGAGVQVPDCSGEERDGMDEAICPLDSFQQGPILDDEINQAIVRPLVHGVKLHAIVDACHSATVLDLPYQCTFSKQYGCLRWRDERPLNGAFKGTSGGQAVLISGSSNGKTQMNMMPGPDATVGAMTHSFIRAVECEPRTTYGHLLTSMRTIMRDGGGNCNLQGPAGGCVRKVANFSGVEEPQLSSACKFDIHREPFCM
- the LOC123100732 gene encoding uncharacterized protein, yielding MELRSGRRLRRSPPPPPHGASSSRRGPGGGADLISALPDEMLLLVLVRLRCVRAAVQTSLLSRRWRDVWTGLTDLSFRYLEPATIEAVLGRLAAASTPVSTIDVRLHRRETAYHANLLLRAAARLSPREMVFIVPSSNMGGVVGMIELPCFNRTASIELDTQRLHVHVGPPPAGEFTLLERLSLSGNNIDLSGLRNCCPRLSMLSVTSESSITLPPDNAYPALESLFLTGEIFGLDSLLHCCQLLRVLSVTYLYSQQLTLGPAGEFLALEKLSLDGNIVNLGDILKRYPRLRVLSATFRGVEPCSIEAALLSLEGAVALGLVLSLIGIHIQRSGGGHTTSMPIDSSPFCAGWRDYRHKRSSSLTSYTETSLPTCCASTMQPQS